Part of the Brassica oleracea var. oleracea cultivar TO1000 chromosome C8, BOL, whole genome shotgun sequence genome is shown below.
CCAGTCGTCACAATAAGAAGGTAGAGCCGGAGGAGGAAGGAGGCTGTTTATGGCAGTTGACGACAGTGAGAAGGTAGAGCCGGGCTGGAGGAGGAAAGGCTCATGGCGGCTGGAGTAGGCAAGGCTAGTGGAGGCTGTCTTTTTGTTTTTTCCTTTTTTTTTAGGTTTAGGCATTTTTTTTGTAAACCAGGTTCTTTTAGATTTGGTTTAGTGTAAACCAGTTTGGACAGATGTGTTGGTTAATTTTTAATTTTTTTTAAAAACTTCTGGTTTAGTTTTGTAAACCAAAATTTATTTTTAATTTCATTTTAATTTATAAATAAATAAATTATATTTTATTTTTAATTTTAAATTAATTTTCGGATTAATTTTTAATTATTTTATTTTTAGTTATAATGTTATCCGATAATAGCAAGCTATAAGAAATACTATTATATAGTTTAGAGACATAGCATTTTTAAAACTGCTATGATACATAGGAGTTCTATTATAGCTAGAGTAGACATAGCGGTTACAATAACGCTAACAATGACATATCATAATTTTTTTACAATGACATATCATATCTTTTTTATGCTAAGAAAAACCATTTTTGTAGTGATAAGAACATTAAACCTAATTTGTCAGGAAACAATATTAGAAAACCTCTTCTTACGAATTCAAGTTATTTTATATAACGGTTTTCAAATCCAAGTTATTTTATATAACGGTTTTACAAAATTTTGATATCTATAAAAAAAAGTAATGATCAAACCAAAATATTACGGGTATCCGATTATATCTAAATCATATTTTTTAATTTAAATATATTAATTATTTTTATATTTAATATCTAAAATATATAAAATATTTTAAAATTGTCCAAAATACTTGAAAATATATACAAATAGTTAAAAATAGTGTTGAATTCTTCAAACTCAACAATCAGAAATCCGAATAGAGACCGAACCAAATCTAAATGGGCATCCAAACCCGAATGAGTACCAACATCATATAAATATATTTGAAAAATATAAATAATTATATTTGATTTATAAAAAAATAAAGCAAACACCCGCGCGTTATCTTTAAGAGCGGATCATAGGGGAGACCAAAATTACCGGGTTCCGACTCTTGGTTGAACTTGTTCATTCTTCTGCGGCAAGCGGTTGGTTCTAGCTTAGCTGAACCTTCGGATTTCAGTGTGGGTGTTGTGTTTGCCACTGCTTAGGCTTGATAGAGTTTGTGTCTAGATTTTTATTTTCATTTATCTTCTTCTTGTTTCTTTTGTAATTCTGTCAAAAACATAAAAGCCTGGTAATAATATCTTTACAATTTTACCAAAAAAAAAACTATTAGAGGGGGATTGGGAGCGACGGTGGAGGCACCGCCGGTCACTAGGCCTGAGATCAAGAGAAATTGACAAGGGAAAGAGATCGGGGGGGAGAAGAAAAAGAGAGCCTCTCCCTCACCTCTCTAATTTTTTGCGTCCGTACATTTAGTTTCACAATTATTTTCTTGGTCTGAATGTTACATGTTTCACAAAATTAACCTCGTATATATATGCAATTTCGTTTCCTTTCTGATATCATTTATATAGTTTTAGTTTAAATAACTCATTGATTTTTTAGACTTTAACAAAATAAAAGGACGAACTTGGTTTTACAAAATGACCATATTATATAGATAAATTAGATCGTACATCCACCTAAAAAAGAGAAGAAAATTAAATTTTTACCAATTAGACGCTGCATGTAACAACGATATTCTCGACATTATTTGAGAAGTGATTTTCCATGTGTCATCACTATAATGATTTTGAAAGAAAAATGATGACATATTGTACTAACAATAATGACATGGCTTGAATGTAATTGTGACATAGACATTTACATTTAATGTTAATTTATATTTTTGGTAAGTATTTTAGAATATGGTAATAAATCATAAATCATCATTAATATAATAATAAATAATATAATAGTAAAAATATAAATATAATAATATTTTACAATTTCCAAAATATTATTTAATTTTAGTTTTTATAATTTCATAATTATTATTAAAAATTCTTCCAAATTTTATGCAATTTTTTAAAAGTTGTAATTTTATAATTAATCCCAGTACCGTTAGTTTTTTTAAGTTATATTATATTAGTTATCCGCCTAAACCGGAAAATGGTTATTGATTACAATGAAAATTTAACCCGAAAATCGAACCAGCTTAAACCATAGTAAACCACAGAAAACCGGATCCAAGCAAAACCCTAGATCTAGCGACGTTTCAGCCGTCCCCTTGCATCCGCTGTCGCCTTCTCTGAAGCTTTCTCTCCGCCCTCAACAACGTGTATCTCGAGCTCTCCCGGCCAGTTGTAACCACTCCAACGGCAACCACATGAAGGCGATGGGGAGTGCGACCCAAAGAAGCCCCTGTGAACCTCGCCGGAGCCGTGAAGTTCGTAGGGGCAGACGACCTTCACCAGCCAATCTTGACTCGCCATGCATACCCTCCGTCGACCTTACCGGAACTACAAGATGCGGTTTCCACCACTTCCACAAAGGTATCAGATCTGAGAAAAAACCTCCTCCACCTGCGGTCCTCGAGCAGATGCTAAGGAAGAGACACCAGATCTGGAATCCCGCTTCAGAGAGCATCTTCCGGTCCACCACAGCTCCGTCGGTCTCCTCACCGCGCACAGCCGGAGAGGAGAAAGAGTTTCCGGGTTAACATGCAACCAGAAACGCCTTCAGCACCACCGAAATAGAAGAAAAACAAAGAGAAAAAAGCCCTCTCACACCACCGGCGGTGAAACCGACGGCGAAGAGGCAAACGGTGGTTGAAGTTTTAGAGAGAGGTTGGAGAAAAGTTTTTAGAGAGAGATGCTCGTCTCTGAACTTAATAATTTTGAGTCTTCCGTAACTTACCATTATTTTTTTAATATCTAAAATTTTTAGAAATATTATTTATTTTACGCTTTGATAGTTATATACCTAACATTTTTTTCTTAATTTTATGAAATTTTTATTTAATATATTTTAACCAAAAGAAATAGTTAAAAATATTTCAAAGATTATAATTTTCAATATATACATATATATATTATTAAATTTAATAAAAATAATTATTTTATCTTAACTTTTACTTATAATTGATTTTAAATTTAATATTATAAGCAGATAATTAAATCTAAAAATTAACAAAATTTTATTTTAAAAATAGTTTACATTTTAAAATTTTATTTCTGCATATGGTGCAGGAAAACACCTAGTATAATCATTACAAACAAGGAAGGAAAATAATTTGCTTTCTAGAGATCAGAGAATGAAAACAATTGAGTTGATTTTACACCACTTTGATAAACTGGTTCTGCTTTATTTTCACTCAATTCATTATGAAATTCAAGTATGCTTATTCTCTTTCGAAGCTTGGTTTTATGGTTATTCATTATTCTTGTTTATCAACTGAGTTTCTAATTTTAACTCAACAGATTTGGAAGGGCTTAACAAATAATATGTTGGGTACTCGCGATACAGAGGACTTGAACTGCATTTTGGACCTTTTGGTAGACAGTGGAAGAAACAACACTGACATGTTTCTTCTTAGACATGTCACATATTGTTATAAGCTTTTTAACCGACCGAGCAATACTCGTTAATTGGTTCGTCTGGATAAAAAATAATATAGGGAAATCCATGATTTTATAAACATTATGCATACATTATATACTTAGTTTTTCAAAGAATTTTACACAAAATTTATAGTTTTAAGCTCGACCCTAATGCCCAAAAACGTTTGTACATAAATATACGTCAAACAACCGTTGCAAGGACAACAAACTACCGCTGGCTTTCACGTCTGATAGAAAATATCTTTTGTCTACTGGTTACATGTATACACAAATGAGTCATGAATAGCTAATTTACGCATGAGTCTATTTCTCACATCTGCTATACATACAATCCTAAACTCAAACAAGCATGATAATATATGCATAAATAAAATCCATAAACAATATAAGTCTATAGCTTTTTCATTAATCATATTCTTAAACTTCACTTCCATATTAAAACATATGAAAATGATAAAACATGTATTTGGTGTTATGAAAGCACATATTTACTATTTATTCAAGCTTTGATTTGTTTCATTTTAAATAGGTATGTTCAAAAATACAAATACCAAACAAAATATATTCATATTTCATTTAAAAATTTATTTTTATTTTATCGAACGTGATGTTAAAATAACAATAAAACAATCCGACGAAACATAAGATTTCACGGTGTAGTAATGACTATTGCATGGTTTTACTAATAAAATAATGAAACTGAGATCAAACTATTTTTTCTTGTTCGATAAAAATATACAGTAGAACATATATAAATTAATACTCGATAAATTAACAATTTCTATAAATTAATAAATTTAGCCGTTCCTAACTTTCAAATTTTGACATAAATCGATAAAACAATAAGATAATATTTTTGTAGAAAAAATCTATATAAATATATGGTCCCATTAAAATTATAAGTTAATAATTTATATGCATACATATTTTATATAATTAAGAATCTATTATTATATTGTTTATTTTATTTTCACAACATAATTATCTTAACATACTTAATATATTTTTGATGAGATTTAGTAATATTATATCTAAAACCACATTTAAGTTATATGCAATATATATTATATACACCAAATAATATAATAAAATTATATAAATGTCAAATTTCAAAAAATAAAAATTAATGCATATACACTAAAATCAAATATTTTTCCTATCTTTGAATAAATTTATCTACAAAAACTAAATAATAATTTTTTTGTAAATTAATATCTCTATAAATTAATAAAATTTTAAAATTCCAGCATTATCAATTTATAGAGGTTTTCTTGTATAACTCTCCCGAGCTGGTAGATCTTCTCGTAAAGCTTTATGTCCTAAAAATTATAAGATTCCATCGGGAACTTCTTGCAATTGAATATATATATATACTGAATAGAGTTGCTCATCATTATTATATATTTTTCTTATTTGGCCAATAAAAACACATGTTGCTAATTACTTTCTCAATACTATTTCTAGTTTTTTTATAAGATTGGTTCTTCACTTGTATAATTTTTATTATTAATTGTTGGTGAAAAACTCTGGTAGAGACCGTTGATGGCCTATAATATTTGTCTTAACACAAGAATGAAACATAGAAAATTAAAGAAGAAAAAACAGTACCCATCCACAATATCAAATTCAAAAGGAATCGACTTGTATACAAAATTTGAATTCTAAAGTAAAAGAGTTCAGATACAGAGCAGCCTCCATGGTGCTAGAGAGACACATATCATAGATGATATCAACCACAATGACGATCCTCTTAGATTTGGTCCTGTTGCTGTAATTTAAACAAATCTGAAGTGTAATACTTATCATCTTAATAAGTATATGCTATCTTGATTAAGATCTTAACGAGTCAATCAAACCTTGGCTCTTGCTGCCGTCAGGTAGAGCAGGTGGAGATGACGATGATGCGTTCGATGATGAGTTCGAAGGGGTCCCAGGGTTCAAGCAGTCCTGTCCAAGTGCACCTTCCAAAACATTTTTTTTTTAAAACATTTTTTTTTTAAAAAAAAAACCTCAAATAAAATATATGGTTCAATTGACAATCAATAATACCAATTTTTTTTTCTTACATTGCTTAAAGCAAGGCGATGTGGCGATATTCATAAAATTGCTGTAACCTTCACGGCATTCACAGCTGTACAAAAACAGATTTTTCTTTTTGCAAATCCCTTCTCCACAATTCATCCAGTGACAAACTATAAAGAAACATCTAGAGTCATATATATATATATATATATATATATATATATACACAATCACACATAGTGTATGGAGAAGCAAATGAGATTAGGGATTATGTTACCATCGAAAAATGAAGCATTGTTGTCTTTGGGAGGCGTTGGGGGCTGTGCTGGAGGTCCTGCCTCACCGCAACTTAGATCAAAGGTACCTAGAATGATGAATATACATATTGTTATGTTATATATGATCACACCAAACTAACTAATTTTAAAGAGAGATGTATAGATAGAGAATTTACAGTTGGGGATGACGCAAGGAAGAAACTTGAGATTATGATCAAATTGCTTCCAACCATTATCACACTCACATTCATACTTAAAAGTTCCGTTTGAAGATGCTTTGCATTTCCCTTTCCCACATACCACTGCCTTGCATATATTATCTATTTTTCAGAAAATTAAATCAACCAACTTAACATGAGTCACAGCATACTAGGGGTGAACAGAGTTGAGAAGAGGAAGACAAACCAAAAATAGGAGATAGGAAACCGCAAGTAGCTGTCTTCTGGTAGATTAGAAGTAAAGCTGCAACGAAGCATAGTGTGTTCGCAACACAAGCCATAAATCTTTCTTCAGTGTTCACAAAAACAAATCTGAAAAGTACTAATAGTATGATAAACAAAAAGAAAACGAAAGATCGTTATATAAATTGGTTGGGGGATTTGGTAAGTGTGTAACGCCATCTGTATGCCTATATTTCTTTCTCTAATACATTTGAGTTTTGTTATAGGAGATTATTTTCCATCTATGTATTAAATTTTATTAAAAAGTACATTTGATATATTAATATTTATACATAAAATTAGTTTTACAATATCATATTTTAAATTTTATAATATTATATGCATATATATATTAATATAAATCTTGTATAAATATTTAATTTATGTATTATTTTAAAATTTTAGTATTTTTACAAATATAACTTTTCTAATTATTTTATGAATCTGGATTCGGATCTGGATACCTGCGGGGATATCCGCAAGTAGTATAATATCTACATGGATGTCCAAAATCTAAATATCCGGAAACCACGAATCCGGAAGCTACGAATCCTGATCCAGATGCTAAATCCATGGATCCGACAAATCAGGATGCCCTAAATTTCCTTGATAACTGGATCCGTTCTACCCCTAGTTTGGTGTTTCATGCCTCTTAACTATGGATGTTAAAATGGGAACAACCATATTAAAAGCTTTAGCCATAATTCTGACTTTTAAAACATGGCTCAAGAAGTGATGCGACCCAAATCATCAGCTATGTCTCAACGAGTAGCTTAAGGTACGAACCAGCTAAGCAACTGATCATAGCTTGGCTTAATGGGCATTTTATGGGCCTTATCGGTTTGATCCATGAAGTTCTAGACCGAGAGAAGCTAATGGGCTTGCAGAACGTGGAGGCCTTATGCTCAATAAGAAATCAGTGTTTGGATTTGTCCAAGAACGACCCACCAAGAAAATACAAGCCATGGTCGTATAATATATCAATCCGATGGAAATTCCGAGATATTCAACCATGCAAAAGGACGGAACCCGTCGAAGAGTTTTGCGACCAAAACTTTCAATATTCGGTCAATAGTCTTGATCTTTGGTCAAGTCAATATTCCTAGTCAAGTCTTTATGGTTTTAAGAGCTTTATAGTTTCTAGGATTGACTAGAATAATTATTTCTTCCACAGCCCATTATATAAAGGTTTGCTATTGCATTGTTTTAATCATTCAACTTTTTAATAAAAACATTTCCTTTTAACTTGTTGAATCATTTGTTCTTCATCGAACATCTTATCTTCTGAGTCGTCGGAGGGGGTCATATCTTCGGGCCTAGAAGTTGGTAGTATCAAGAGACTTTCCGCACCTCTTGTGTCACCATTCGATCCACATCCCTTGATCGTTTGTGCTTTCTAGCTCATTCGGTGGAAGGCTTATCCAATCCACCAACCTTAGAGTGATCCTCAATTTAAGGCGTATCAAGAAGGGTTCAACATAATTAACCCGAATATTTATAGGACTTAAATTTTATCCCATTAATTTCACTTCGCATCATTTTATACAGTATTTAAATATACTAGGGATTTTCCCGGGCTATGCCCGGGGTGTTCGTATAAGTTTTAGTTAAGTTATAAAAGTTGACACTTATATATGACCATAATTGTCGATTTTAAACTATTCAACTGGTAAAAAATTTAAATTTGTTTGCATATATTCATTATCTTTTGTCTAACAAATTTAAAATAGTTTAAACTCACAATTTGTTATTTTTTATTATTAGAAGTCATATATATAATTATAAGTAGGATTAAAAAAATCTCTAAACTTACAACTGGTGTAAACTTTGACTTGAGATTCATTGAGTTCTTTTTTTCTGTAATCAACTTAACATCCTCAACTAACCATTGAGTTTTAATACTAACTTGAACACTTTCATAATAGAAATAGTATTGAATCAAAAATTGATCCAAACACAAAAATAATATCATTGTGCAAACCAAACCAAACTAAAGAACAAACTTTTTTTTTTTAAAGAACAAAATTCTTCAACAAATCATGACCAAAACTTGATATTTAAAACATATAAACCAACAATGACTCTAAATTAAGAATGTTGGCATCGTCTCAAAAACCTTAGTCTTTTCTTTTATGAAACCTCATAGAAACAATAATCTTCCAATTGCACTTTTGATCATTACTCATCGCAACTTTTTTCCATTTAATAATAGTGCATATGAAAACAGAAAGAAAATAAAATTATTCACCCATATGTGTCCGGTAGTTCCAAATACACAAAGTTACAGAACAGAAACTTGCTAGAAACCTGCAAGATAATGTGATGTCAGTTCCCAAGTCATGCGTAGTAGAAAATAAAGGTAAAAACTATAAAAGCAACATACATGCTTCTACTCCACAAAATTAAGGATACCAAGTAGTCTAAAGTTGTCTTTCAATCACTACAACTAAGCTGCATGAAAGAATAATCAAATGCTTGAAATTGTCATGGTTCTGTAGGATGCAGATCCACAGACTTTACTCTCTCAAATATTTGAGCTAGTTGTTTCTGATTCAAAAAAAAAACAATACATTGAATCATTAAACATAGTCAAAACCATAGTGAATGATCCAAAAAGATCTCCAAAATACAACATCGATATAGTAAAACAATACCTTTGACTCAAGTCTGAGAAGCTGTTTCAACAAAAAGACAAAAACCAGTAGTCTATCTTCAACTATTTGATTATAATATTTGATCCAAAGCCAGTTTCGGAGGTGGAGAGTACCCTTTCCGTTAATATAATCTCGACACCAGATTCTCTTAGATTCACATCTCATAGCCGCCATTCTGACCAAATATCTTGCAAACTCATACTCCAACTGCATCACGCCATAAACAAATACTCTCTGTTTATTCAAGTACCATTTAGTCTATGTGTGTG
Proteins encoded:
- the LOC106311326 gene encoding uncharacterized protein LOC106311326, yielding MACVANTLCFVAALLLIYQKTATCGFLSPIFDNICKAVVCGKGKCKASSNGTFKYECECDNGWKQFDHNLKFLPCVIPNCTFDLSCGEAGPPAQPPTPPKDNNASFFDVCHWMNCGEGICKKKNLFLYSCECREGYSNFMNIATSPCFKQCALGQDCLNPGTPSNSSSNASSSSPPALPDGSKSQATGPNLRGSSLWLISSMICVSLAPWRLLCI